In Calothrix sp. PCC 7507, one DNA window encodes the following:
- a CDS encoding TIGR02652 family protein, with translation MMNPGLQYPIFGPEIQCPHCRQTIPALTLTDTYLCPRHGAFEADPKTGELIHLQSGRHWRRWNNDWYRQHTHPDGIRFEIHEALDKLYTQGYRATRVVIARRYQELMSGYLERSSPWRSGQPEGASARLYGLPVEFSPDVAEDPSWEVINFDLEKEPGVPVRYPYFRLFE, from the coding sequence ATGATGAATCCAGGTTTGCAGTACCCAATTTTTGGCCCGGAAATTCAGTGTCCTCACTGTCGTCAAACAATTCCGGCGCTGACACTAACAGATACTTACTTATGTCCCCGTCATGGGGCATTTGAGGCAGATCCTAAAACTGGTGAGTTAATCCATCTACAGTCGGGCCGTCATTGGCGAAGGTGGAATAATGACTGGTATAGGCAACATACTCATCCCGATGGTATTCGGTTTGAAATTCACGAGGCACTAGATAAGCTGTATACCCAAGGCTACCGAGCAACACGGGTAGTGATTGCACGGCGCTATCAAGAACTGATGAGTGGCTATTTAGAACGGAGTAGCCCTTGGCGTTCTGGACAACCGGAAGGTGCATCGGCGCGACTTTACGGTTTACCTGTGGAGTTTAGCCCTGATGTGGCAGAAGACCCTTCTTGGGAAGTGATTAATTTTGACTTAGAGAAAGAGCCTGGTGTGCCTGTGCGCTACCCTTATTTTAGGTTATTTGAGTAA
- the pilM gene encoding type IV pilus assembly protein PilM, with protein sequence MVKSFNSLFGKSNTGVGIELAPERVNIVQLRKQRQGLKIEALTSVPVPEGLVKDGQIADPPAMAELIQQALADSKIKASRVATGVPGRDSIVRLIPVPAELDDTELRDMVLNHEASLYLPYPREEADVDYQKLGYFVDEDGIEKVRVLLVATRKEVTDTYISTFEQAGLQIDVLEINSFALLRTIREQLRQFGPQEAAVLVDIEFDSSEIAIIVNGVPQFSRTVPIGTYQIQTALSRAMSLPTSRDMELLQGMTIIPASVEDGKTGVTEINPGMGAILRVLGEITDELRRSIDFYLNQSENLEVAQILLAGPGGGLQGLDEFFTQRLSLPTTQIDPIGSLSIAVDEEKYPVVQRSGLAIVLGLGMREV encoded by the coding sequence GTGGTGAAAAGTTTCAATAGTCTATTTGGCAAATCTAATACAGGGGTCGGTATTGAACTTGCACCAGAACGGGTGAATATAGTTCAGCTACGCAAACAGCGCCAAGGCTTAAAAATAGAAGCATTGACATCTGTGCCAGTTCCAGAAGGATTGGTTAAAGATGGTCAAATCGCCGACCCCCCAGCCATGGCCGAGTTAATTCAGCAGGCGCTGGCTGACAGCAAAATCAAAGCTTCTCGTGTTGCTACTGGTGTACCAGGAAGAGATTCGATTGTACGTCTAATTCCTGTGCCAGCAGAGTTAGATGACACAGAATTACGAGATATGGTGTTAAACCATGAAGCCAGTTTGTATTTACCCTATCCTCGTGAAGAGGCTGATGTAGATTATCAGAAACTTGGGTACTTTGTAGATGAAGATGGCATTGAAAAGGTACGCGTACTCTTAGTTGCCACCCGTAAGGAGGTGACGGATACATATATTAGTACATTTGAGCAGGCGGGATTACAGATCGACGTTCTAGAGATTAACAGTTTTGCGCTATTGCGGACAATTCGCGAACAACTGCGGCAATTTGGGCCACAAGAAGCAGCGGTGTTAGTTGATATAGAGTTCGACAGTTCCGAAATTGCCATCATCGTTAACGGAGTCCCGCAATTTTCCCGCACAGTGCCTATAGGCACTTATCAAATACAAACTGCCTTATCGAGGGCGATGAGCTTACCCACATCACGAGATATGGAACTGTTGCAGGGAATGACAATTATCCCAGCTTCTGTGGAAGATGGGAAAACTGGTGTAACTGAAATCAATCCTGGTATGGGAGCCATATTAAGAGTCTTGGGAGAAATCACAGACGAGCTGCGCCGTTCCATCGATTTTTATCTCAATCAGAGTGAAAACTTGGAAGTAGCGCAAATTTTACTAGCCGGTCCAGGGGGCGGATTACAAGGGCTAGATGAGTTTTTTACTCAAAGATTAAGTTTACCGACTACCCAAATTGATCCTATCGGATCTTTGTCCATCGCTGTTGATGAGGAAAAATACCCTGTGGTGCAACGCTCTGGTTTAGCAATAGTGCTTGGTCTAGGAATGCGAGAGGTTTAA
- a CDS encoding gamma carbonic anhydrase family protein, translated as MSTASYWSSPDFSLAAFIATNAVVIGSVNIAAGASIWYGAVVRGDVERIDIGECTNIQDGAILHGDPGFPTILEDHVTVGHRAVVHSAYIERGSLIGIGAVVLDGVRVGAGSIIGAGAVVTKDVPPLSLVVGVPGKILRQITTTEAAELIEHAERYQKLALVHAGKGTDIGFTA; from the coding sequence GTGTCTACCGCTTCTTACTGGTCGTCTCCCGATTTTTCTCTAGCTGCCTTTATTGCCACCAATGCAGTTGTGATTGGTTCGGTAAACATTGCCGCAGGCGCTAGCATCTGGTATGGAGCCGTGGTGAGAGGAGACGTAGAACGTATTGATATCGGCGAATGCACAAATATTCAGGATGGTGCTATTTTACATGGCGACCCTGGTTTTCCCACAATATTAGAAGACCATGTCACCGTGGGACACCGTGCAGTAGTGCATTCTGCTTACATTGAACGGGGTAGTTTAATTGGCATTGGCGCGGTAGTTTTAGATGGAGTACGAGTGGGCGCGGGCAGTATTATCGGCGCTGGTGCAGTCGTCACAAAAGACGTACCCCCATTATCTTTAGTCGTGGGTGTTCCTGGCAAAATATTACGTCAAATAACCACAACTGAAGCTGCAGAACTCATCGAACACGCCGAACGTTACCAAAAATTAGCCTTAGTTCATGCTGGAAAAGGTACTGATATTGGGTTCACTGCGTGA
- a CDS encoding photosystem II protein Y: MDIDFRLAIVLAPILIAAGWAAFNIGAAALQQLQNFLNKEA; encoded by the coding sequence ATGGACATCGATTTCCGTCTAGCGATCGTTTTAGCACCAATTCTCATTGCTGCTGGTTGGGCTGCTTTTAACATTGGTGCTGCAGCTTTGCAACAACTGCAAAACTTCTTAAATAAAGAAGCCTAA
- a CDS encoding folylpolyglutamate synthase/dihydrofolate synthase family protein translates to MNINSLVSPFQRFGINLGLSRIFQLLANLGNPHHQVPVIHVAGTNGKGSVCAYLSAVLTEAGYRTGRYTSPHLVDWTERICINEQPINSDEFSQLILQVTAAISPDEESPTQFEVVTAAAWLYFAQQKVDVAVVEVGLGGRLDATNVCSQPLVTIITSISLDHTQQLGPTIADIAREKAGILKPGCPAVVGPLPEDAEKVVRSLILKLQCPIFTPQPSRQIDSGWAEYRKIQNSQSIKYPLPLQGKIQLTNSALALAALEILQTQGWQISESAIINGIAKTKWPGRIQWVTWKQHKLLLDGAHNPAGAQVLRDYVDTLDTLTVTWVMGMMANKDHADIFQALLRDGEKLLLVPVPDIGSANPNELAKLAIDICPKLSFCQSYPDLNSGLEAAFANTNDWVVLCGSLYLIGHFLRMGNRE, encoded by the coding sequence GTGAATATCAACTCACTCGTAAGCCCGTTTCAACGTTTTGGTATTAATCTGGGACTCTCGCGCATTTTCCAGTTATTAGCAAATCTCGGTAATCCCCATCACCAAGTTCCGGTAATTCATGTTGCGGGGACTAATGGCAAAGGTTCTGTCTGTGCTTATCTTTCTGCGGTACTGACAGAAGCTGGTTATCGCACTGGACGGTATACGTCTCCTCATCTAGTTGATTGGACAGAACGCATCTGCATCAACGAACAGCCAATTAATTCAGATGAGTTCTCGCAATTAATACTCCAGGTTACAGCCGCTATTTCTCCTGATGAGGAGTCACCAACTCAGTTCGAGGTTGTCACCGCTGCGGCTTGGTTATATTTTGCCCAGCAAAAAGTTGATGTAGCAGTGGTAGAGGTGGGTTTAGGAGGGCGCTTGGATGCGACAAATGTCTGTTCTCAGCCGCTAGTGACAATCATCACTTCTATCAGCCTCGATCATACACAGCAACTAGGCCCCACGATCGCCGATATTGCTAGAGAGAAAGCTGGGATTCTCAAACCTGGATGTCCTGCTGTGGTAGGGCCATTGCCAGAGGATGCCGAAAAAGTTGTGCGATCGCTTATCCTCAAATTACAATGCCCAATCTTTACGCCGCAACCCTCCCGTCAAATAGATTCAGGATGGGCAGAATATAGAAAAATTCAAAATTCACAATCAATTAAATATCCTTTGCCATTACAAGGCAAAATTCAATTAACTAATTCAGCATTAGCTCTAGCTGCTTTAGAAATTCTGCAAACACAAGGTTGGCAAATTTCAGAATCAGCCATCATCAACGGTATAGCAAAAACTAAATGGCCAGGACGCATTCAATGGGTTACCTGGAAACAACATAAATTATTATTAGATGGCGCTCATAACCCCGCAGGTGCCCAAGTCTTACGCGATTATGTCGATACACTAGATACATTAACGGTGACTTGGGTAATGGGAATGATGGCAAATAAAGACCATGCAGACATTTTCCAAGCTTTATTGCGAGATGGGGAAAAATTACTACTCGTACCAGTACCAGATATCGGTTCAGCTAATCCAAATGAATTAGCTAAATTAGCTATTGACATTTGTCCAAAATTAAGTTTTTGCCAATCATATCCCGATTTAAATTCAGGATTAGAAGCTGCTTTTGCTAACACAAATGATTGGGTTGTATTGTGCGGTTCACTATATTTAATTGGGCATTTTTTAAGAATGGGGAATAGGGAATAG
- a CDS encoding pitrilysin family protein has product MSVFSALYRYRVPLLLLSLWMMAVFLLSDKPAESQDAIASKWLNSQSTVIAQQTTPLKVTENVGKIVLENGLTVLTKEVHTSPVVTVQVWYKVGSRNEEPGVNGIAHQLEHMMFKGTKTRPIQFGQLFSALGSDSNAFTSYDQTAYYGTVERDKLKALLVLEADRMQNSLIDVEQLASEKRVVISELQGYENSPEYRLNRAVMQAAFPNHAYGLPVGGTKADVEKFQVEQVQKYYRNFYTPDHATVVIVGDFQTAKTLEVVKELFGKIPRSQGVIGNRQDYSALSTQHSALNTPIVLREAGAGASLLQVVYPLPDVNQPDVPALDVMDYILTEGRNSRLYKVLVESGLASEIAAHVTSLRESGWYEILVTTDPHQDLKKIDSILNNAIARLAKSGVTQEEVDKAKRQLEATVILTNRDVTNQAMQLGYDETTAGDYRYRELYLTAIRKVKAADVVDVANKYLKKSARIVGWFEPTRKQTKGLVTKPPSAQATESFLTGGTINQDELLKYLPATDETIDVEVRELPQQFTLDNGLQVLLLKDKSTPTITLSGYIKAGTEFDPDDQAGLASFVAENLTNGTKTKDVMAIAKALEERGATLDFDAYREGMRIEGDSLAADLPVLLQTLADVVKNSTFPKKELELNRQQALTTLQMELDDPSEVAIRTFVQSVYPKKHPLHTFPTEESLKQIKREDVIAFKQQHYRPDTTVLVLLGDFEPEQVRSLIKADFGDWQVNGPAPTLKYPAVAKPEKLVRVNPVLPGKAQSVTYMGYTGINRLDPRFYAALVMNQILGGDTLSSRLGAEIRDRLGLTYGIYSSFQAGKNSGTFLIEMQTNPEDTNKAIASTRQLLKQIHQQGVTPLEVETAKRTLISNYNVSLANPEELTKRILMNQVYGLNIEELRAFTQKIQQVTLTEVNQAAHELLHPDQIVVVTAGPAVLAGQNIK; this is encoded by the coding sequence ATGTCTGTGTTTTCTGCCTTGTATCGATATCGCGTTCCTTTGTTACTGTTAAGTCTGTGGATGATGGCAGTTTTTTTATTGAGTGATAAACCTGCTGAAAGCCAAGATGCGATCGCATCCAAATGGCTAAATTCTCAGTCAACAGTGATAGCACAACAAACAACACCGCTAAAAGTGACAGAAAACGTCGGCAAAATAGTATTAGAAAATGGTCTGACTGTCTTAACAAAGGAAGTACACACCTCGCCAGTGGTAACTGTGCAAGTGTGGTACAAGGTGGGTTCGCGCAATGAAGAACCAGGCGTAAATGGCATTGCTCACCAATTAGAACACATGATGTTTAAAGGCACGAAAACCCGTCCAATTCAATTTGGACAGTTGTTTAGTGCTTTAGGTAGTGACTCGAATGCTTTCACTAGCTATGACCAAACAGCATATTATGGCACTGTGGAACGGGATAAGCTAAAAGCGTTGCTGGTGCTAGAAGCAGACAGAATGCAAAATTCGCTGATTGATGTCGAACAACTAGCCAGTGAAAAGCGGGTGGTGATATCGGAGTTACAGGGTTATGAAAATAGTCCAGAATATCGCCTCAATCGTGCAGTCATGCAGGCGGCGTTTCCGAATCATGCTTATGGTTTACCTGTTGGTGGAACTAAAGCCGATGTCGAGAAATTTCAGGTTGAGCAAGTGCAGAAGTATTATCGCAACTTCTACACGCCTGATCATGCCACTGTGGTGATTGTTGGCGATTTTCAGACTGCGAAAACTCTGGAAGTAGTTAAAGAATTATTTGGGAAGATACCGCGGAGTCAAGGGGTAATAGGCAATAGGCAAGACTACTCAGCACTCAGCACTCAGCACTCAGCACTCAACACTCCTATAGTGTTACGCGAAGCGGGAGCAGGAGCGTCTCTGTTACAGGTAGTGTATCCTTTACCTGATGTCAATCAACCAGATGTGCCAGCGCTGGATGTGATGGATTACATCTTGACAGAAGGACGAAATTCCCGCCTTTATAAGGTGTTGGTAGAATCAGGTTTAGCTAGTGAGATTGCAGCTCATGTGACTAGCTTGCGGGAATCTGGCTGGTATGAAATTTTAGTGACAACCGATCCGCATCAGGACTTAAAAAAAATTGACTCAATATTGAATAATGCGATCGCTCGTCTGGCAAAATCAGGAGTAACCCAAGAGGAAGTAGATAAAGCCAAGAGACAGTTAGAAGCTACCGTAATTTTAACTAACCGCGATGTCACCAATCAGGCAATGCAACTGGGGTATGATGAGACGACTGCTGGTGATTATCGCTATAGGGAACTCTATTTAACTGCTATCCGTAAAGTGAAAGCAGCAGATGTTGTCGATGTAGCTAACAAATACCTCAAAAAATCAGCACGTATAGTCGGCTGGTTTGAACCAACCCGCAAGCAAACAAAGGGGTTAGTGACTAAACCACCTTCAGCACAAGCGACAGAGTCTTTTTTAACAGGCGGAACTATCAATCAAGATGAGTTGTTAAAGTACTTACCAGCTACAGACGAGACGATAGATGTAGAGGTGCGAGAGTTACCACAGCAATTTACACTTGACAACGGTCTACAAGTATTGTTGCTGAAAGATAAAAGTACTCCCACCATCACCCTGAGTGGCTACATCAAAGCAGGTACAGAATTTGATCCTGACGATCAAGCGGGACTAGCATCTTTTGTGGCAGAGAATTTAACCAATGGCACAAAAACGAAGGATGTGATGGCGATCGCCAAAGCTTTAGAAGAACGCGGCGCAACTCTGGATTTTGACGCCTACCGTGAAGGTATGCGGATCGAGGGTGATAGTTTAGCCGCAGACTTGCCAGTTCTCCTGCAAACTCTGGCAGATGTCGTCAAAAATAGTACATTTCCCAAAAAAGAGTTGGAATTGAATCGCCAACAAGCTTTAACTACTCTACAAATGGAATTAGATGATCCATCGGAAGTAGCAATTAGAACGTTTGTGCAGTCGGTTTATCCGAAAAAACATCCTTTACACACCTTTCCGACAGAGGAGAGTCTGAAGCAGATTAAGCGTGAGGATGTCATTGCTTTCAAGCAGCAACATTATCGCCCAGATACTACAGTGCTAGTGTTATTAGGAGATTTTGAGCCAGAACAAGTGCGATCGCTCATTAAAGCCGATTTTGGTGATTGGCAAGTTAATGGTCCAGCACCCACATTAAAATATCCCGCAGTAGCAAAACCAGAAAAACTGGTGCGCGTTAACCCAGTCCTTCCAGGTAAAGCCCAATCTGTGACTTATATGGGTTACACGGGCATTAATCGTCTAGATCCCCGGTTTTATGCAGCCCTAGTCATGAACCAAATTTTAGGTGGTGATACCTTATCTAGTAGATTGGGGGCAGAAATACGCGATCGCCTTGGTTTAACCTATGGAATCTATAGCAGCTTCCAAGCAGGTAAGAATTCTGGGACATTTTTGATTGAGATGCAAACCAACCCAGAAGATACCAATAAAGCGATCGCCAGCACCCGCCAACTACTCAAGCAAATCCATCAGCAAGGTGTCACCCCACTAGAAGTAGAAACAGCTAAACGCACCCTCATCAGCAATTACAATGTTTCTCTCGCTAACCCAGAGGAATTAACCAAAAGAATTCTGATGAATCAGGTGTATGGACTCAATATAGAAGAACTTCGTGCTTTCACGCAAAAAATCCAACAAGTCACTTTAACCGAAGTCAATCAAGCAGCCCATGAGTTACTCCACCCAGATCAAATAGTCGTGGTGACAGCTGGGCCAGCTGTTTTAGCAGGACAGAACATTAAGTAA
- a CDS encoding sugar ABC transporter substrate-binding protein, with the protein MFKIQKFQKFTIWAMLGLLTSWIVSCSTGNVNTSTKQASSGAANIEFWTMQLQPQFTGYFQSLIGTFESQNPGIKVNWVDIPWAAMENKILTAVSAKTPPDVVNLNPDFASQLAGRNAWLDLDTKVSPEIRSSYLPNIWKASTLNGKSFGIPWYLTTRLTIYNTDLLKQAGVSKIPSTYAELALAAQQIKDKTGKYAFFVTFVPQDSGEVMESFVQMGVTLVDTDGKAAFNSPQGKAAFQYWVDLYKKGLLPKEVLTQGHRHAIDLYQGGETAFLASGPEFLKTIANNAPKIAQASAIAPQLTGDTGKKNVAVMNLIVPRESKQPEAAVKFALFVTNDDNQLAFAKAANVLPSTIKSLSNSYFKDVPANATTVEKGRIISAKQLQQAEILTPKLKDIKKLQKALYENLQAAMLGEKTVDKAVEDAAQQWNNR; encoded by the coding sequence ATGTTTAAAATTCAAAAATTCCAGAAATTTACCATTTGGGCAATGCTCGGCTTATTAACTAGCTGGATTGTCAGTTGTAGCACAGGCAATGTGAACACAAGCACAAAACAGGCTTCTTCTGGAGCAGCAAATATTGAGTTTTGGACAATGCAACTCCAACCTCAATTTACTGGTTACTTCCAAAGCCTGATTGGGACTTTTGAGTCACAGAACCCAGGTATAAAGGTGAACTGGGTTGATATACCTTGGGCAGCGATGGAGAACAAAATTTTAACAGCTGTCTCAGCAAAAACGCCACCTGATGTTGTGAACCTCAACCCGGATTTTGCTTCCCAACTTGCAGGGCGAAATGCTTGGTTAGACCTGGATACAAAGGTTTCACCAGAAATTCGTTCTTCCTATCTGCCAAATATTTGGAAAGCTAGTACTCTCAATGGTAAAAGTTTTGGTATTCCTTGGTACCTCACCACACGGCTAACCATTTATAACACCGATTTATTAAAACAGGCAGGTGTCAGTAAAATCCCTAGTACTTATGCAGAATTGGCACTAGCAGCACAACAAATTAAAGATAAGACGGGCAAATACGCCTTTTTTGTAACTTTTGTACCGCAAGATTCTGGTGAAGTGATGGAATCTTTTGTGCAGATGGGAGTCACCCTAGTGGATACCGATGGTAAAGCGGCGTTTAATTCCCCACAGGGTAAGGCGGCTTTTCAGTATTGGGTGGATTTGTATAAAAAAGGGCTACTTCCAAAAGAGGTGTTAACTCAAGGACATCGTCATGCGATCGATTTGTACCAAGGTGGAGAAACAGCCTTTTTAGCTTCTGGACCGGAGTTTCTCAAGACGATCGCTAATAATGCGCCAAAAATTGCTCAAGCTTCTGCGATCGCCCCGCAACTCACAGGCGACACAGGTAAGAAAAATGTCGCTGTGATGAACTTAATTGTCCCCCGCGAAAGCAAACAACCTGAAGCTGCTGTCAAATTTGCCCTATTTGTTACCAATGACGACAATCAATTAGCTTTTGCCAAAGCGGCAAATGTCTTACCATCTACAATCAAATCTCTATCAAATAGCTACTTTAAAGATGTTCCAGCTAATGCCACAACAGTCGAAAAAGGGCGGATAATTAGTGCTAAACAACTGCAACAAGCAGAGATATTAACCCCCAAATTGAAGGATATTAAGAAGCTGCAAAAGGCACTTTATGAAAACTTACAAGCAGCAATGTTAGGAGAAAAAACGGTAGATAAAGCTGTAGAAGATGCAGCGCAACAGTGGAATAATCGGTAG
- a CDS encoding PilN domain-containing protein, whose translation MYSLDINFLKDRPNGQQKPSRGGKKTAFPAGNLTPIYLGVALGVFLPSVVGVGWWLLQAKNGELEQKVAQLDQENKRLDTAIGNINKIRGEITQVKSETQALVTVFDQIRPWSAMLQDFRDRIPAAVQIDAIKQTPPTAGDKGQPSPNPAGGIEITGLARSFNDVNDFILTLQQSQFLKPTESKIITAELVNAPLPAGNSGNTASIPPPQLVKYTIQSSLSDIPASDLIRELEKKGTVGLVTRIRSMQQTGVIAK comes from the coding sequence ATGTATAGTCTCGATATTAACTTTCTTAAAGACCGCCCTAATGGTCAGCAAAAGCCTTCTAGAGGAGGCAAAAAAACTGCATTTCCTGCTGGGAATTTAACACCAATCTATTTGGGAGTTGCTCTGGGAGTGTTTTTGCCTAGTGTGGTAGGAGTCGGTTGGTGGTTGTTACAAGCGAAAAACGGTGAGTTGGAGCAAAAAGTAGCACAACTGGATCAAGAGAACAAGCGATTAGATACAGCAATAGGGAACATTAACAAAATTCGTGGAGAGATAACCCAAGTTAAAAGTGAAACACAAGCTTTAGTCACAGTGTTTGATCAGATTCGTCCTTGGTCAGCCATGTTACAAGATTTTCGCGATCGCATCCCAGCCGCAGTGCAAATAGATGCTATTAAGCAAACCCCACCCACAGCCGGAGATAAGGGCCAGCCATCACCTAATCCGGCGGGGGGAATAGAAATAACTGGATTGGCGCGCTCTTTTAATGATGTCAATGACTTCATCTTGACGCTGCAACAATCTCAGTTTTTAAAGCCCACAGAAAGCAAAATAATCACAGCAGAGTTAGTCAATGCACCCTTACCAGCAGGCAATAGTGGAAATACCGCATCCATTCCGCCACCGCAATTAGTTAAATACACTATCCAATCCAGTCTTAGTGACATTCCCGCTTCTGATTTAATTCGGGAGTTAGAAAAAAAAGGCACAGTGGGACTAGTAACTCGAATTCGCAGTATGCAACAAACAGGAGTCATTGCCAAATGA
- a CDS encoding VOC family protein produces the protein MHHASIRTANIHRAIAFYEQLGFTVCERFTTGYTLACWMEGLGGRIELIQIPEPKPAPDAFADEHYVGYYHLSFDLTEITPDLPDFLKSLQERLIAATQSQPEQFQPLQVLLEPMQQQIGDRILEVAFVADTDGLPLEFIRFL, from the coding sequence ATGCACCACGCTTCTATTCGGACTGCGAATATTCACCGGGCGATCGCTTTCTATGAGCAATTGGGTTTTACAGTTTGTGAACGCTTCACCACAGGCTACACCCTGGCTTGTTGGATGGAAGGATTGGGCGGCAGAATTGAACTGATCCAAATCCCTGAACCAAAACCAGCACCAGATGCATTTGCAGATGAACACTATGTAGGGTATTATCATTTATCGTTCGATTTAACGGAAATTACCCCAGATTTGCCTGATTTTTTGAAAAGTTTACAAGAACGTTTGATAGCGGCAACTCAAAGCCAACCAGAACAGTTTCAACCTCTGCAAGTGCTTTTAGAGCCAATGCAGCAACAAATAGGCGATCGCATTTTAGAAGTAGCTTTCGTTGCAGACACTGACGGCTTACCACTAGAATTTATTCGGTTTTTATGA